In one Mycobacteroides chelonae genomic region, the following are encoded:
- a CDS encoding DUF2516 family protein has translation MAFTFHVFALISLVALIAAIVALVHAAIQPADAFVAAEKQTKTTWIVILAGAAVLTLIPGLELLTAGIAAVAAGVYFVDVRPRVLEVQGKSR, from the coding sequence GTGGCTTTCACATTTCATGTCTTCGCGCTGATTTCCCTCGTCGCTCTTATCGCGGCGATCGTCGCGCTGGTTCATGCCGCGATTCAGCCCGCGGACGCGTTCGTGGCCGCAGAAAAGCAGACCAAAACCACCTGGATAGTCATTCTTGCCGGAGCGGCCGTGCTCACCCTGATTCCGGGGTTGGAGCTGTTGACCGCTGGGATCGCCGCGGTGGCCGCCGGGGTGTACTTCGTGGATGTTCGGCCCCGTGTGCTTGAGGTGCAGGGCAAGTCACGCTAA